Below is a window of Bacteroidales bacterium DNA.
AAAGCAGTTCAAAGTGTGCTTGCTGAATATCGTAACAAATAATTTTACGTATTAAATTTAAGAGTGAGGTCAGTAAAATGGCCTCACTCATTTTTTACGCAAAGGAAGGAATCCGAATTTTATGGATTGGCTAAAAAGATTCGACCGCTTTATTACCAGGTCTATAGAGCGGATTATTACTGTTTTTTTTATAATAATTTTTTTATTAATATTTAGCCTTGTATTGTTACGGTATGGATTTAAAACATCCATTATGGGAACAAACGAAATTATTACCATGCTATTTGTATATTGTTCAGCTTTAGGAAGTGCTATCCTGGTCAGACAAAGAGAACATATTAAAATATCTTTTTTTGTTGATAAACTTTCTTCAGGTACTAAAAGGATTGTTTTGACTATCAACTATATATTAATTTCCGTTTTAAATGGCGTCTTTTTTTATATGAGCTTAGGTTGGATTAAATCTATATGGACTTTCAAATCTCCGATGACGCAAATTCCTTTTTGGGTACAAAGAATTCCAATTCCTATTGGGTGCGGTCTCGTAATATTATATTGCTTTTATAGTATTTATCTAATTTATGCAAATTCCGAAGAACTTTCTCGTGAAACTGAAGATATTTATGCAGAAATAGAAGGATTGGTGGGGCAAGTAAAAAAAGACATTAAACAAGATAGTTTTATCGCAAAAAGAAAAACAATGGCAAAAGAAAGGAAAAAATCATGACGCTTTTATTGGTGGCATTAGCTCTATGTTTGATTATGGGAATCCCAATTGCCTATTCTTTAGGTTTATCCGCATTATCATACTTTTTAGTATATAGACCAGAACTTTTAACAGTATTCCCCCAGCGCCTTTTTTCCGGTTTAAATAGCGATGCAATGATTGCGCTTCCTTTATTTATTGTTATGGGACAATTAATGAATGATAGCGGCATTACTAATAGGATTATTGATTTTAGCAACTTGATATTTGGAAGATTAAAAGGTGGGCTTGGATGTATTAATGTTTTTGCAAGTATGATCTTTGGAGGAATATCCGGATCATCAGCTTCAGATACTGCCTCAATTGGTGCGATATTGATACCGGAAATGGAAAAGCGTGGATATACTAAAGAATATTCTGCCGGGATAACAGTAGCCTCTTCCACTATGGGTATGGTAATTCCACCTAGTGTTCCAATGATACTTTACTGTGTAACGGCCGAACAGTCTGTTGGGAAATTATTTCTTGCTGGCCTAATTCCCGGTGTGTTGGTTGGTCTTTCACAGTTAATTATCAATTTAGTTATTTCTTATAGACGAGATTACCCGAGGGAGAATTTTGAATACTCCTGGGGAAATGTACTGAAAGTTACACGACAATCATTGTTAGCACTAATTATGCCAGTATTTGTTGTTGGGACTGTAGTTTTTGGTGTTGCAACTGCAAATGAATCTGCTTCTTTTGGGGTTATGTATTCAATAATAGTTGGTCTTTTTGTTTTTCGTGGCTTAAAAGCAAAAAATCTTCCCGGGAGTTTTTTGAAAGCAATTAAGACCTGTTCATCAATAATGATTATTATTGCAGTTAGTCAGTTATATGTATGGATATTAGCTCTTGAAGGGATACCGCAATCTATAGCAAATTTTGTTATAGATTTGAACCTTTCTCCCATATTTACCTTAATTGTGATTATGAATATCATTTTATTAGCTGGTACTTTTATTGATGTTAGTCCTGCAATATTATTATTTACTCCAGTTTTTTTACCAGCATGTATGGCCATTGGTATTTCGCCAGTTCAATTTGGTGCTTTATTAATTGTAGGACTCGCTGTAGGCACAGTTACCCCCCCGGTTGGTACTTGCCTTAATGTTGCTTCTGCAATTTCACATATGGAAATTTTTGATATATTTAAGGCTGCAACCCCCTTTTTAATTGCTAATATTTTCGTATTGCTTTTGATTTGTCTTTACCCACCAATAACAACATATTTACCAGAGTTATTAGTGAAATAATATTAAGAGGAAGAATAATTGAACGTGAACTCTTTTCTTTTTGGCTACAATAAATCATCAGATTCCTGTTAAAAATATTGAGGCCTAGTATGAATATATGCGAAATCGATATTTTAATAAATTAAAAATAATATTTTAGGAGGAAAATAGTAATGAAAATTGGTGTAATTACAAATGGTATTAGTGAAGATCTTGAGTATGCATTAAAGGTGATGAATAAAACAGGGGTAAAATATGCTGAATTGCAATTTGTCTGGGATAAACAAGTAGGAGATCACACCCCTGAAGAAATTGATAAAATTAAAAAACTGGTAGATTCTTATGGAGTTAAGGTTTCATGTGTTTCCCGGCATAATTTTAACGGGCTTTCTATAATGGATACTGAAGTTGGTGACGAAAACTATAATCAACATATGGCGTATCTTAAAAAGACAATAGATATGGCAAAGGCTCTCGGAACTCGACTAGTCCGGGTTATGACATTTAATAAGCAAATGGTTATTTGGGGAACAAATGGTGCTGACAGGTGGGTTGCAGGAGGAAATAAATCTTGGAATAAATTTTTGAAGTTATTTGAAAAACCCATACAACTTGCAGAGGATGAGGATGTTGATTTAGTCATGGAAACCGGAACAAATGCGATGATAGTTTCAGGTTATTTGGCAAGAAAAATGATAGAAGATTTAGGAACAAAACATTTAAAGGTTCTATGGGATATTGCTAATTCACTTTATTGTGCAGATATTCCTTTCCCAGATGCCTATGAAGAAATACGTGATTATCTTGGACATATTCATATGAAAGATATGAAAGTAGATATTCCAAAAGCTACTGTCAATTTTCGTTCTTTGGGTCGGGGAGATCTTGCTCCTTATTTGGAAGATATTGCTAATGCTCTTAGAAAAGATAATTATAATGGTGTAATATCATTAGAGAGCGTCTATCGACCAGATGG
It encodes the following:
- a CDS encoding TRAP transporter small permease, which codes for MDWLKRFDRFITRSIERIITVFFIIIFLLIFSLVLLRYGFKTSIMGTNEIITMLFVYCSALGSAILVRQREHIKISFFVDKLSSGTKRIVLTINYILISVLNGVFFYMSLGWIKSIWTFKSPMTQIPFWVQRIPIPIGCGLVILYCFYSIYLIYANSEELSRETEDIYAEIEGLVGQVKKDIKQDSFIAKRKTMAKERKKS
- a CDS encoding TRAP transporter large permease: MTLLLVALALCLIMGIPIAYSLGLSALSYFLVYRPELLTVFPQRLFSGLNSDAMIALPLFIVMGQLMNDSGITNRIIDFSNLIFGRLKGGLGCINVFASMIFGGISGSSASDTASIGAILIPEMEKRGYTKEYSAGITVASSTMGMVIPPSVPMILYCVTAEQSVGKLFLAGLIPGVLVGLSQLIINLVISYRRDYPRENFEYSWGNVLKVTRQSLLALIMPVFVVGTVVFGVATANESASFGVMYSIIVGLFVFRGLKAKNLPGSFLKAIKTCSSIMIIIAVSQLYVWILALEGIPQSIANFVIDLNLSPIFTLIVIMNIILLAGTFIDVSPAILLFTPVFLPACMAIGISPVQFGALLIVGLAVGTVTPPVGTCLNVASAISHMEIFDIFKAATPFLIANIFVLLLICLYPPITTYLPELLVK
- a CDS encoding sugar phosphate isomerase/epimerase, giving the protein MKIGVITNGISEDLEYALKVMNKTGVKYAELQFVWDKQVGDHTPEEIDKIKKLVDSYGVKVSCVSRHNFNGLSIMDTEVGDENYNQHMAYLKKTIDMAKALGTRLVRVMTFNKQMVIWGTNGADRWVAGGNKSWNKFLKLFEKPIQLAEDEDVDLVMETGTNAMIVSGYLARKMIEDLGTKHLKVLWDIANSLYCADIPFPDAYEEIRDYLGHIHMKDMKVDIPKATVNFRSLGRGDLAPYLEDIANALRKDNYNGVISLESVYRPDGGTFEDGYYKSIEVMKELFG